A DNA window from Amycolatopsis sp. DSM 110486 contains the following coding sequences:
- a CDS encoding deoxyribonuclease IV produces the protein MQIGAHVRDDDPLAAVAEREADVVQFFLSDPQGWKAPKPHPFGDAIKESPVEVFIHAPYLINVASLNNRIRIPSRKNVAQHATGAAVIGAKGLIVHGGHVGAGDDVAEGLANWRKLFEREADKGGFAVPILIENTAGGENAMTRELDVIARLWDEVGEFGAGFCLDTCHAYAAGWDLADAVEKVKAITGRIDLVHLNNSRDEFGSNRDRHANIVGGEGTIDPELLADVVRKAGAPVVVETPSEGQAADIAFLRKQTA, from the coding sequence ATGCAGATTGGCGCCCATGTCCGCGACGACGATCCGCTGGCCGCCGTAGCCGAGCGAGAAGCCGACGTCGTCCAGTTCTTCCTGTCCGACCCGCAGGGGTGGAAGGCTCCGAAACCGCACCCGTTCGGGGACGCGATCAAGGAGTCGCCGGTCGAGGTGTTCATCCACGCGCCGTACCTGATCAACGTCGCGTCGCTGAACAACCGCATCCGCATCCCGTCGCGCAAGAACGTCGCGCAGCACGCCACCGGCGCCGCCGTGATCGGCGCGAAGGGACTCATCGTGCACGGCGGCCACGTGGGCGCCGGCGACGACGTCGCCGAGGGCTTGGCCAACTGGCGCAAGCTCTTCGAGCGCGAAGCGGACAAGGGCGGCTTCGCCGTGCCGATCCTCATCGAGAACACCGCGGGCGGCGAGAACGCGATGACCCGCGAGCTCGACGTGATCGCGCGCCTGTGGGACGAGGTCGGCGAGTTCGGCGCCGGGTTCTGCCTCGACACCTGCCACGCCTACGCCGCGGGCTGGGATCTGGCCGACGCCGTCGAGAAGGTCAAGGCCATCACCGGCCGCATCGACCTGGTGCACCTCAACAACTCGCGCGACGAGTTCGGCTCCAACCGCGACCGCCACGCCAACATCGTCGGCGGCGAGGGGACCATCGATCCCGAGCTGCTCGCCGACGTCGTTCGCAAGGCCGGCGCGCCCGTCGTCGTGGAGACGCCGAGCGAGGGCCAGGCGGCCGACATCGCCTTCCTGCGCAAGCAGACCGCCTAG
- the rpsF gene encoding 30S ribosomal protein S6, with protein MSRHYEVMVILDPTLDERTVAPTLDNFLNVIRTSGGSVEKVDVWGRRRLAYEIKKHAEGIYALLDLNSDSDAVKELDRQLSLQETVLRTKVMRREVKRAAAKPVAAKA; from the coding sequence ATGTCACGCCATTACGAGGTAATGGTCATCCTGGACCCCACGCTCGACGAGCGCACGGTCGCCCCCACGCTGGACAACTTCCTCAACGTGATCCGCACTTCGGGCGGAAGCGTCGAGAAGGTCGACGTCTGGGGCCGCCGTCGCCTGGCGTACGAGATCAAGAAGCACGCCGAGGGCATCTACGCGCTGCTCGACCTGAACTCCGACTCCGACGCGGTCAAGGAACTCGACCGTCAGCTGTCGCTGCAGGAGACCGTGCTGCGCACCAAGGTCATGCGCCGCGAGGTCAAGCGCGCCGCGGCCAAGCCCGTCGCCGCCAAGGCCTGA
- a CDS encoding single-stranded DNA-binding protein — translation MAGDTVITVIGNLTSDPELRFTPSGAAVANFTVASTPRTLDRQSGEWKDGEALFLRCNIWRQAAENVAESLTRGARVVVQGRLKQRSFETKEGEKRTVVELEVDEIGPSLRYATAKVNKVSRGGGGDFGGGGGGGGNRGGGGGGGMPADDPWGSAPPAGGGGGGGFADEPPF, via the coding sequence GTGGCTGGAGACACCGTCATCACCGTGATCGGAAACCTGACCTCCGACCCGGAACTGCGTTTCACCCCGTCCGGCGCGGCGGTCGCGAACTTCACGGTCGCGTCCACCCCGCGCACCCTCGACCGGCAGTCCGGCGAGTGGAAGGACGGCGAGGCGCTGTTCCTGCGCTGCAACATCTGGCGCCAGGCGGCGGAGAACGTCGCCGAGTCGCTCACCCGCGGCGCCCGTGTGGTCGTGCAGGGCCGGCTCAAGCAGCGGTCCTTCGAGACCAAGGAAGGCGAGAAGCGCACCGTCGTCGAGCTCGAAGTCGACGAGATCGGGCCCTCGCTGCGGTACGCCACGGCGAAGGTCAACAAGGTCAGCCGCGGTGGCGGCGGTGACTTCGGCGGCGGTGGCGGCGGCGGTGGCAACCGTGGAGGCGGCGGTGGCGGCGGCATGCCGGCCGACGACCCGTGGGGCTCCGCGCCCCCCGCAGGCGGCGGTGGCGGCGGCGGTTTCGCCGACGAACCCCCGTTCTGA